The Larimichthys crocea isolate SSNF chromosome XII, L_crocea_2.0, whole genome shotgun sequence region taaataatttttaaCCTTTACCTCAGAACAGCAAAAAATCTCCAGTCTGAAGACTCGAGGCTCCTCCCAGTGGTCACAAGCTGCCACTTGAAATGTAATCAGCAGAAATTTTGATTCATCATTGAAGTCTGTTATCAAGAAAAAGTaacaaacatttgctgcttCTAGcgtttaaaatgtgttttttgtaatTCCCAGTTTTATATGCTGTACATGAACATGAAGTCCTTAGTGTGCTCAGGAAAATCTAAATCTGAAGATCATCTGAAGCTCTAAAACAGGGGACACGAGGAATAGGACTTACTTTTACTTCTATAgatttctaaatatataaaaataaaacaaagaacaatgcACTAATTGGACCTACATGTAGGAACGAGGGGTCTCAAGTAAATCTGTCCCTTTGTTTTAAGGTCATGATTCATTGTACTGGTTGGTccgtccaccactttggtccatctcaacaactactggatggattgtcatgaaatctTGTACAggttcatggtgcccagaggatgaatcctaatgacttctGTGATCCACTGACATTTCCTGTCGGACCTCAGCTGAGAGGCCACAAAAGAACCCAATGGCCGTAGCCAGCATGATCCTCCACCCTGCACGTACTATATATAAACATGTGCAGCCGTGACACTTCTTATCACCTGTGCTGCATCTCTGTGGTTTTTTGTCTGGGACCCTCCGCGAAGTACTCTTGCTATGCCTGGTTCCCCCTGCTTGTACCTCTGCCACAGGAATAACCCTGAAGAATGCCTTTGACAAGTGTATCGCAGATGCTGCCTTTTGTTGCCGGACTGGGGCTGTTTGCATGGATGTATGAACCGACAAGCCAACACTAGCCACACTAGCTGGCAGCAAACACTGGTCTTCTACtgaagcaacaacaaacacGCCGTCCTCGTGAATTGAGGACGTGATTTATGTGACATGTCGGCCTGCTCAGGGGCCCACGgggctgtttttgttttacagtatcTGGACAATTGTGAATGTATAGACATCATATCGCCCGCATGTTGTGCCTTTAGTTTATGTTACCCTTTTCAAGGAGAGTTCTGGGAGGAGGAAAGTTGACATAGTAAAAGCCTTGTTCTTGTTCTTAcattcctctctccctctctttctctttctctccaggtgGGACCAGATGGAGGGCTCGGAGGAAGGATAGACAGGAGATTACGTCTGTAATGTCAGCAAAAGCGAAGGTTTGTGAGGAGCGGACAACGGTGCCAAAAGAGCACCCAGAAaatttcctctccttcttcttctactgtttcatctccctcctcacttctccttctttccatctctctctctatctctcctccactctctccttcttccgTATTTTCCGTTCACTCAAATGAAATCACCGTCTCTGCAAATAGCCATCTCGTTTTTCATTTCCACTGTTTGGGCCACTATAAACCAGAGGATGGCTTATGTGTAGGTATAAATTGTTAATGAAATCCATCCCCTCAAGGCTCAGAGCTGAGCTTTCCATAAAACCATGTCAGGGCCGACGCTTTCATTGCTAAATTATAAACCAGTGGACAAAGCTTGATCCAGGCCGGAAAGAAAGCAGAGTAATTTAACTTAAGTATTACTGAAGAGTAAGTGAGATCACTTTTGATTAAATAACCTTTAGATGAAGTGCTTCTGTAGCTCGTCTAAAGAGCTTTtaaagatttgtgtgttttatttgctcttATGAGTATTTGCTAATTTTCCTAATCTGTTCTTACATCTGTAAACCACCACGAGAGCCGGTCCCTGTGGCTGTGACTATCTTTTCTTTGTAGTAAAAGCCAACAGCAGAGCTGAGCCTTTTTGAAAATAGCTGAGAACAAAGCGTCATCAAAAATCtacttaaatgaatattttgacattttgtcaaatATGCTCATtcgctttctctctttctagGATGAAAGTGATATCACGCTCATGTCTGTATGACAAATATGAAGCTTCTCAGCAGGGACTTTGCTTAGCATAAGGACTGAAAcaactagcctggctctgttaaaaaaaataccactaccatcacctctaaagctcacgtTATATCTTATCTGCTGGAAATGAGAAAGCAAACAGCAAAACTGTACACCGCTCTATAATTCCTGCCTTTCTGGAAATATTTGAGTGAATAATTATTAAACAAAGCAACATTAATCCATATTTCCTTATCAACAGTGGGTCAAATGAGTATAGGTAACATggaaagagctgcagctcacaACAAGAGACAACAAAATGAAGTTAACAAAATTAGCAGTGAACTAGTAAACATACTGGAGCATTTAGAGGCTAAACAGTCACATGTTTCCTGCAGGAACTTGTAAAGACCAAATGACTGTTAATGGGAGAGTGAATAATGGACTTACAGTTtagaagagaacagaaacatgactctaaataaatgctaattttatataaaaagaaatgtaaagcaAACTCTGTCTGCTATAGTCAGACTGACTGTCATCTTCATAAGGTCGTAATATATACGATAGTCATGTAATTAGCTTGTTGTCCTGCCCCCAgagtgacaaaataaattaattaccgcaggtgaatttttattttataagacCATTTAATGAAAAAGCTACTCTGTGCAAGTACTTGTAATCAGTTACGCCTCATGCCGTGATGGCAGCTTTCTGTTTGGATGCTATTTCACAgcttttttcactcttttgttCATTAATTATGCTCAGTCAAACAAATTCCTCAGAATTCTTTCTGTCCTCTGATGTGTGACGTCTGTCTGCTGTAGGTGCTGCTGTGggtgctcctctctctgctgcctctaGTGGAAGGAGCTCATATGAacgctggtgctgctggtgtggGATCAGATTCGGGTCATGCTGTGGGCCTGTtgggaggacaggaggagcGGGAGCTTCCTGTGACGCTTCcagaggtggtggaggatgAAGAGCAGGAAGACGACAGTGACCCTTACTCTACTTGGCATCCTTTAAATGGTACTGAAGCTCTTATGAAAGTGTAATTTACAGCACATCTGCTTCGCCAGACAGCGTTAGAGTGGAAAGAGGGCGTGAGCCTGGTGATCTGCTTTGTATCTCAGtcatcaaaatgtatttatgtgatTTAAAGTGTGACAAGTCATTTTAGGTTCAAAAGGCAGAAGTGAAAATGTAGATTCAGTAGGAGAATGTGTGTTTCATTGTAACTGTCTGCTACTCTTTCCGTTCCATTTTAGACCCCTTTGTCATAGATGAGGTGGATGACCATCCTAGTAGTCGCTGGGCGGGACGCTCGCCACGCTCTTCTGACCCCTCAGAACCTCAACCCAAGGGATCaccaaagaaaaagaggaagaagaaagaaaagagtaaaGGTAAAAACAGCCGGCAGCCgaagcagagcagcagggaCTGCCgtgtggagaaaaaagagaTGAGGGTTCGGGACCTGGGCCTGGGGTTTGACTCGGACGAGATTGTCCTCTTCAAGTTTTGTGTGGGCTCCTGCCAGTCTTCAAGAACAAACTACGACCTGGCACTGAAGGCACTGCTGGAGAACGGCTCACTGCCCCGTCGCACCACTCGCAAGGTCAGCAACCACCCCTGCTGCCGGCCTGACCGGTACGAGCCGGTTTCCTTCATGGACGCCCAGACCACATGGAGGACCATCCCATCATTATCAGCCGCCAGCTGCATGTGTATGGGCTGAAGAAGTGAACGAGGGAGAAGGTGACAAGGAGGGGTGTCACCCATCCTGAACCAGAGAGGAGTCAAGAGGCTTGGAGGAAGGCCTGCATACAGGGAAGAGCCAGAGGGAGGtgttgtaacacacacacacacacacacagcagaggaagtGATGGAGGCCACTTGTTGGCTTTCCGGTGGTGTGGTATATTTCctgttgaggaggaggaagaggccaCAGGTGGATGACTGACTGAGGGGGAAGTGGTCAGCGATTCACAGTCTGGATTTATCATTACATCTTCAAAGAGTGAATTGTTTTCAGCTGAACAAGTGGCAACTAACGCAGGATACTCCAGACCAGTTATCACACATAAAAGAGACTCTATATGTGAACACAATGCTTTGATTTTGACCTGAAGGTTGAAGCTCAAGAGACACAATTAAAGGACTGATGCTGTGTTTATATTCTGATGCAGACTAACACAAAAGACTGACACGATGTTCACTATTCCTCACAGTGAAGCAGCTCCTCctaaaagcaatatcacataaaaacaGGCATTACATCGTTTCTATGTTCGGGTGAACTCAGCCAAATGGATGCCATGCATCTTCATGTATTACtgtataaaagtaaaatatatttatttctgataaattatttatttattatagcTTGATATGAGAGCTTGTTTTTATTAACTCTATATTGTAGATAAATATCTATTTATTGCAGAGATTTTAGATTTCGTGTTGACACGCATACAGTacgtccattttttttttttttaaaggtgctgtttttcacatttatctaATGCCTCATAAACCTGGGCTGGACAGCTAATTCTTGTCAGAATTAGACTGGATGCAATATTGATATACATCATTTCTGACACTATCCAAAAACCTCTCACACGTCACTCCAGACAGACTTTAAAACAAATCTTAGAAGTATAATCAGAAACAGATTGATCTACATTGAAATGATTTGGTATATTTATTaatgtctgacagctgttttctgGATTTGTGGGTAATTCTGGGTATTATCAGCTTGTCCCATTCATAGTAGGAACACAAAGACAGCATCAGTGTGCAGAATGTGTGTACAGCAAACATTTATACTACAGGACCTCAACGTTTCTCATCTTGAAGTGGTTGAATATTTCCATACACTCTTAGTAtgtcacattattattgttgttattgttattattattattattattattattattattattataaaatctactttatttttgtatggCATTATCCTCTAAGGGAATAAAGTTTTCTAATATACATCTTGTCATCACTGTTTATcttgcatttctctctctgagtgaCCTCATAATGATTTTTGCAGCGATCAGGACAAGACTTTTTATGTTGTAGAGCCACCTGCTGGTCTAACATAAACAccaaaaagagtgtgtgtggacCTGTTGCCCCCAGTTTGAACTGAAAGAAGTGTTACTCTCCTGCCACCTGTCTGTTCAACTGGGAAGTTTGCTTTAATTTGTTACTCTTGAACCATGAGAACAAGCaggacattttatttctctgcacaGACCAACCAACACATCCAGAAAACACCACAAGGTCATACACCAACactactttttttcttcttttaacagGTGACATGTTCATTCAGCTGTTTACAACTGCAGTTATCAAAACATTATATGCAAATGTACAATATAAAACGATATTTAACAAGATTCAAGAGGTCTACATTCAGTTTTCCCTGCATCATGCAACACTGGTAAATGGCACAGAGTAAATTAGCAGCtggtagataaaaaaaaaaacaagtaacaacaACACATCCTGAATAAACACGATATTGTGAATGGCACATATGGATTCTTACAGTGTTTCAaaccttttatttgtttgtaccCATGGGGTATGATTATATTTCAATTTCCATGTTTGGAAATCATCACAACAGATTTGATCTATCTAAACTCCTGACTGTGTACTCTCAGCAGAAGTCTTAATATAGAGCAAGACAACCCtataattcaaattaaattagcAGGCAGACACTGGAACAAAACCATGTTCAGCAAATCACCAGTGCCCCTTCAATATCCACCACTGCACAGGCAACAGACctttttcagcatttttgacatgaaatagtcaaCAGAGGTGTCACCAATGATATTAATTAAGGTTGTATTCCATTCAGATCAaacagtcagggtgctgctgtgctgcatgatGAAAgcctctgctgcaataaatggaactgaaccttaattagtatcattgcaaacacctgtgtgaccctactatttcatgtcaaaatggctgctgtgaaaaaggtgtaTGTATTACACGTACAGCTTAAAGCTCCAGCTTCATACTGCACAATCAACTTAACCTTAAAATAAAGGCTAAATTCACTGTAGAGGCTTTTCTGCATCATAAAAGAGAGATGTTTGTGTGCTCAGAtcatttcagtcacatttaTGTGTTAAGTGCTGTTTCAAGTGTTTCCTTCATTTAAGCTGATATGTCTCTTTGGGAAAAATGACTCCTCATGTGGAGCAGCGTTGTTTAGTCTTTCTCACAGCTGAATTTAAAAGTACCAATTTGATGTGTAGGTGAGGTGAAGCAGCTGCCGGTTTCTGAAGTGATGATAGCAGATGACAAATGTCCATCAAAGGCATTTTGATGACTGACATGAGCTCGGTGTGCTGAACGTGCAGGTGACAATGTCCACTCGTCTAACGTGCTCGGAGAGCAGCGGTGTCACGCTGCGTCCTGGAGAACTCTTGGTAGCCACCTCCTGTTTGGTGTCAGCTGCTACTTCCTCATTACACCCGACGATCGCGGTCGATTCCACGCTGAACGGGTGAAAGTTGACCCGGGCAGTGTCATACTCCCATGCCTGCCTCATTGCAAAATCCGTAAAGGATTTATTCTTGATGCACACCCGTGGATCCACATCGTTCCTGTAGCTGGCTGTGCGTAATGACGCGTAACTTGTGTCATTACTGTGTAAAGATGGGGGGGAGTGTTGACCTCCCACCCAGCCAATGTTGTCATCGCGACTGTCCTTAAACCGAGCCACCGTCTTCTTCAGCTTCTCGCAGCCTTTTAGCAGCAGGTTCTTCCGGCACAGAATGTACACCCAGGGGTCTAATATGGGGTTGAATGAGGCGAAGCGGATAGCCAACAGGTCGCTCCGGTAGTCAGGCTTCCCACCAGCAGAAATATAAGCAGGGT contains the following coding sequences:
- the LOC104920998 gene encoding artemin, translating into MAHRSVWIATNMSCTQPGRSGSALLSGAHLEQNAHRTAGGTRWRARRKDRQEITSVMSAKAKVLLWVLLSLLPLVEGAHMNAGAAGVGSDSGHAVGLLGGQEERELPVTLPEVVEDEEQEDDSDPYSTWHPLNDPFVIDEVDDHPSSRWAGRSPRSSDPSEPQPKGSPKKKRKKKEKSKGKNSRQPKQSSRDCRVEKKEMRVRDLGLGFDSDEIVLFKFCVGSCQSSRTNYDLALKALLENGSLPRRTTRKVSNHPCCRPDRYEPVSFMDAQTTWRTIPSLSAASCMCMG